One Oharaeibacter diazotrophicus DNA window includes the following coding sequences:
- a CDS encoding YncE family protein, with product MRAPAAVLLALTLTFPAVAAPRPAAFVVVSQAAGVVTGRDGEGAETARLALDKAPAAVVVDAARRRAYVSEPEVGAVAVVDLDGFARAGTLAVGGQPFGLAVRPAGRLLVTDWSADTLTEVDPAGGAARTVAVGQAPSAVVVGPDDRFAYTVDREADQVSVVDLSDFSVVATVDVGRAPFAAALAPGGRRLYVANVQSSDLSVIDLAFRREIARIPIGGMPYGVAISPDGGRIAVTDQEGGRLVLIDARSLAPAGAATVGDYAEGVVALPAVGAFAVANWFSDTVSLVGFDGRSVSHVPVPKGPRMLAALPAVEE from the coding sequence ATGCGCGCGCCCGCCGCCGTCCTCCTCGCCCTGACGCTGACGTTTCCCGCCGTCGCCGCGCCGCGGCCGGCGGCCTTCGTCGTCGTCAGTCAGGCGGCCGGTGTCGTCACCGGCCGCGACGGGGAAGGCGCCGAGACCGCACGGCTGGCGCTGGACAAGGCGCCGGCCGCGGTGGTGGTGGACGCCGCGCGGCGGCGCGCCTACGTCAGCGAGCCCGAGGTCGGCGCCGTCGCGGTCGTCGACCTCGACGGTTTCGCGCGCGCCGGCACCCTCGCGGTCGGCGGCCAGCCGTTCGGGCTCGCGGTCCGGCCCGCGGGGCGCCTGCTCGTCACCGACTGGAGCGCCGACACGCTGACCGAGGTCGATCCGGCCGGCGGCGCGGCGCGCACCGTCGCGGTCGGCCAGGCGCCGTCGGCGGTGGTGGTCGGTCCCGACGACCGCTTCGCCTACACGGTCGACCGCGAGGCCGACCAGGTCTCGGTGGTCGATCTCTCCGACTTCTCGGTCGTCGCCACCGTCGACGTCGGCCGCGCGCCCTTCGCGGCGGCGCTGGCGCCGGGCGGCCGCCGGCTCTACGTCGCCAACGTCCAGTCCTCCGACCTCTCGGTGATCGACCTCGCCTTCCGCCGCGAGATCGCCCGCATCCCGATCGGCGGCATGCCCTACGGCGTCGCCATCAGCCCAGACGGCGGCCGGATCGCCGTCACCGACCAGGAGGGCGGCCGGCTCGTGCTGATCGACGCCCGCTCGCTGGCGCCGGCCGGGGCGGCCACCGTCGGCGACTACGCCGAGGGCGTGGTCGCGCTGCCGGCGGTCGGCGCCTTCGCCGTCGCCAACTGGTTCTCCGACACCGTCTCGCTGGTCGGCTTCGACGGCCGCTCGGTGAGCCACGTCCCCGTGCCCAAGGGCCCCCGCATGCTGGCCGCATTGCCCGCGGTCGAGGAGTAG
- a CDS encoding methanol dehydrogenase [cytochrome c] subunit — protein sequence MKLIATLAAATVVALAGIGSAAAYDGTNCKAPGNCWEPKPGYPDKVEGSKYDPQHDPMELNKQSESIKAMEERNALRVANFKKTGKFVYNVKDIPAQ from the coding sequence ATGAAACTCATCGCCACTCTCGCCGCCGCCACGGTCGTCGCGCTCGCCGGCATCGGTTCGGCCGCCGCCTACGACGGCACCAACTGCAAGGCGCCGGGCAACTGCTGGGAGCCGAAGCCGGGCTACCCGGACAAGGTCGAGGGCTCCAAGTACGACCCGCAGCACGACCCGATGGAGCTCAACAAGCAGTCGGAGTCGATCAAGGCCATGGAGGAGCGCAACGCGCTCCGCGTCGCCAACTTCAAGAAGACCGGCAAGTTCGTCTACAACGTGAAGGACATTCCGGCCCAGTGA
- a CDS encoding ATP-binding cassette domain-containing protein: protein MAKAAARPPARDQAGEEVVAPAASAASAPAAPAAAPVDEAQPAALAVADLSFAYRGRPVLDRVAFRVERGVFTALLGPNGAGKTTLFSLVTRLFDAPGGTVRILGRDAGRDGADALAPLGVVFQSETLDADLTVRQNLRYFAALHGLGTRTADARIREELEAIGVLDRIDDRVRDLNGGHRRRVEIARALLHRPELLLLDEATVGLDVPTRRAIVARVHRLARERHIGVLWTTHLIDEVEPDDALVVLVAGRVVATGDVAGVVAATAAADLSAAYDRLTAPGPGRDPAAGSNAP from the coding sequence GTGGCGAAGGCCGCCGCGCGGCCGCCCGCCCGCGACCAGGCGGGAGAGGAGGTCGTCGCACCCGCCGCGTCTGCCGCGTCCGCACCGGCGGCTCCCGCCGCCGCACCGGTCGACGAAGCCCAGCCCGCCGCGCTCGCGGTCGCCGACCTCTCCTTCGCCTACCGCGGGCGCCCGGTGCTCGACCGTGTCGCCTTCCGGGTCGAGCGCGGCGTCTTCACCGCGCTGCTGGGGCCGAACGGCGCCGGCAAGACCACGCTGTTCTCGCTGGTGACACGCCTGTTCGACGCCCCCGGCGGCACCGTCCGCATCCTCGGCCGCGACGCCGGCCGCGACGGCGCCGATGCGCTGGCACCGCTCGGCGTCGTGTTCCAGAGCGAGACCCTCGACGCCGACCTGACCGTGCGCCAGAACCTGCGCTATTTCGCGGCCCTGCACGGCCTCGGCACCCGCACCGCCGACGCCCGCATCCGCGAGGAGCTGGAGGCGATCGGCGTCCTCGACCGGATCGACGACCGCGTCCGCGACCTCAACGGCGGCCACCGCCGCCGCGTCGAGATCGCCCGCGCGCTGCTGCACCGGCCGGAACTGCTGCTGCTCGACGAGGCTACCGTCGGCCTAGACGTGCCGACACGCCGCGCCATCGTCGCGCGCGTCCACCGGCTCGCCCGCGAACGCCACATCGGCGTGCTCTGGACCACTCACCTGATCGACGAGGTCGAGCCCGACGACGCCCTCGTGGTGCTGGTCGCCGGCCGGGTCGTCGCCACCGGCGACGTCGCCGGCGTGGTCGCCGCCACCGCCGCCGCCGATCTCTCGGCCGCCTACGACCGCCTCACCGCGCCCGGCCCGGGCCGGGATCCCGCCGCAGGGAGCAACGCCCCGTGA
- a CDS encoding nonribosomal peptide synthetase MxaA, producing MRAPAAVLLAVLAAAPAAAAPVVVLAPPRDHGWWIGDVLRVSAEILVDDGATIDPASLPKPRPVTYWLDLRSVALVDLGASAGQRRLRLDLVYQTFYAPLEPKRLVVPAVDLAMVGPGGREAATVPSWSFVSAPLREIMAPSAPGEVRTAAPVAVVDTRPDQVRAAAAAAVGIVAMLGFGWHRGLGPFARRDRPFGRAARAVRRALVRPGGAEGRRAALIALHRAFDAALGRRMLPRDVDALLARRPEFAPLRVGIDGFLDASRAAFFAAPGAVPSEPGAEAIGRLADDLAAVERRRP from the coding sequence ATGCGCGCGCCGGCCGCCGTGCTCCTCGCCGTCCTCGCCGCCGCGCCCGCCGCGGCGGCGCCCGTCGTCGTGCTCGCACCGCCGCGCGACCACGGCTGGTGGATCGGCGACGTGCTGCGCGTCTCGGCCGAGATCCTCGTCGACGACGGCGCCACGATCGATCCGGCCTCGCTGCCGAAGCCGCGCCCGGTGACCTATTGGCTCGACCTGCGCTCGGTCGCGCTCGTCGACCTCGGCGCATCGGCCGGGCAGCGGCGGCTGCGCCTCGACCTCGTCTACCAGACCTTCTACGCCCCGCTCGAGCCGAAGCGGCTCGTCGTGCCGGCCGTCGACCTCGCCATGGTCGGTCCGGGCGGGCGCGAGGCGGCGACGGTGCCGTCCTGGAGCTTCGTCTCCGCGCCGCTGCGCGAGATCATGGCGCCGAGCGCGCCCGGCGAGGTCCGCACCGCCGCGCCGGTGGCGGTCGTCGACACCCGGCCGGACCAGGTCCGCGCCGCCGCCGCCGCCGCGGTCGGCATCGTCGCCATGCTCGGCTTCGGCTGGCACCGCGGCCTCGGGCCGTTCGCCCGGCGCGACCGCCCGTTCGGCCGCGCCGCCCGCGCCGTCCGCCGCGCCCTGGTCCGGCCCGGCGGCGCCGAGGGTCGGCGCGCGGCGCTGATCGCGCTGCACCGTGCGTTCGACGCCGCGCTCGGCCGGCGCATGCTGCCGCGCGACGTCGACGCGCTCTTGGCGCGCCGGCCGGAGTTCGCGCCGCTGCGCGTCGGCATCGACGGTTTCCTCGACGCCTCGCGCGCCGCGTTCTTCGCCGCGCCCGGCGCGGTGCCGTCCGAGCCGGGCGCGGAGGCGATCGGCCGGCTCGCCGACGACCTCGCCGCCGTCGAACGGAGGCGGCCGTGA
- a CDS encoding vWA domain-containing protein, translating into MIAFDRPLVALLLLPLVLLPLLVRPAAPSGHPAIRLVPADRASRATAAALRALGVVAIAALALALGGPHLGGGTVERRGVGANVVLLIDRSSSMDNSFADRLPSGDEESKSAAARRLVRDFVDRRPRDRIGVAAFSTTPMMVVPITDRLDAVRGALDAIDLPGLAYTDVGRGLILALEMFGDSTAAESRALVLISDGAGVVGREVQDALRAAVKRTPVNLYWLFIRSKGSYGLFGVPENRSDDTPRARPERHLHILLSSLGIPYRALEAQSPEAIGEAIAEIDRLERRPITYAERTPRTDLAPWLYGLAALALALLGAAVAFERALVPAGTVPLPPFGRGGAR; encoded by the coding sequence GTGATCGCCTTCGACCGCCCGCTCGTCGCGCTCCTGCTGCTGCCGCTGGTGCTGCTGCCGCTGCTGGTTCGCCCGGCCGCGCCGTCGGGCCATCCTGCGATCCGGCTGGTGCCGGCCGACCGCGCCTCGCGGGCGACCGCGGCGGCGCTCCGCGCCCTCGGCGTCGTCGCGATCGCCGCCCTGGCGCTGGCGCTCGGCGGCCCGCATCTCGGCGGCGGCACGGTCGAACGCCGCGGCGTCGGCGCCAACGTGGTGCTGCTGATCGACCGCTCGTCGAGCATGGACAACAGCTTCGCCGACCGTCTGCCGAGCGGCGACGAGGAATCCAAGTCCGCCGCCGCCCGCCGCCTCGTGCGCGACTTCGTCGACCGCCGCCCGCGCGACCGCATCGGCGTCGCCGCCTTCTCGACCACGCCGATGATGGTGGTGCCGATCACCGACCGGCTCGACGCCGTCCGCGGCGCCCTCGACGCCATCGACCTGCCGGGCCTCGCCTACACCGACGTCGGCCGTGGCCTGATCCTCGCCCTCGAGATGTTCGGCGACTCCACCGCCGCGGAATCGCGGGCGCTGGTGCTGATCTCCGACGGTGCCGGCGTCGTCGGCCGCGAGGTCCAGGACGCGCTGCGCGCCGCCGTGAAGCGCACGCCGGTCAACCTCTACTGGCTGTTCATCCGCTCCAAGGGCTCCTACGGCCTCTTCGGCGTGCCCGAGAACCGGTCCGACGACACCCCGCGCGCCCGCCCGGAGCGCCATCTCCACATCCTGCTGTCCTCGCTCGGCATTCCCTATCGCGCGCTCGAGGCGCAGTCGCCCGAGGCGATCGGCGAGGCGATCGCCGAGATCGACCGGCTCGAACGGCGCCCGATCACCTATGCCGAGCGGACGCCGCGCACCGACCTTGCGCCGTGGCTCTACGGCCTCGCGGCGCTGGCCCTGGCGCTGCTCGGCGCCGCGGTCGCGTTCGAGCGCGCCCTGGTTCCGGCCGGCACGGTGCCGCTGCCACCGTTCGGGCGGGGAGGGGCGCGATGA
- a CDS encoding ABC transporter ATP-binding protein produces the protein MSTSVELHIAAKTYRGGRGGAVEAVRDLRLAVPAGGFTALIGPSGCGKTTSLRILAGLDHDFEGRVAVAPGTRAGFVFQEPRLLPWRTVDHNLRLGLDRPAAFDTAPLVAELGLEGLTTRYPTELSLGLARRVALGRALAIEPDLLLLDEPLTSLDELTALRLRQLVLTIWRSRRPTTLMVTHNVREAIQLAERILLLAPRPGRVVAEIDLPEPQETRDEGFVERVRAALMRDHPDLVA, from the coding sequence GTGTCCACCTCCGTTGAACTCCACATCGCCGCCAAGACCTATCGCGGCGGCCGCGGCGGCGCCGTCGAGGCGGTGCGCGACCTCCGCCTCGCCGTGCCGGCCGGCGGCTTCACCGCGCTGATCGGCCCGTCCGGCTGCGGCAAGACCACCAGCCTCCGGATCCTCGCCGGCCTCGACCACGACTTCGAGGGCCGCGTCGCGGTCGCGCCGGGCACCCGCGCCGGCTTCGTGTTCCAGGAACCGCGGCTCCTGCCCTGGCGCACGGTCGACCACAACCTCCGCCTCGGTCTCGACCGTCCCGCCGCCTTCGACACCGCGCCGCTCGTCGCCGAGCTCGGCCTGGAGGGCCTGACCACGCGTTATCCGACCGAGCTCTCGCTCGGCCTCGCCCGCCGCGTCGCGCTCGGACGGGCGCTCGCCATCGAGCCCGACCTGCTGCTGCTCGACGAACCGCTGACCTCGCTCGACGAACTGACCGCGCTGCGGCTGCGCCAGCTCGTGCTCACGATCTGGCGCAGCCGCCGGCCGACGACATTGATGGTCACCCACAACGTCCGCGAGGCGATCCAGCTCGCCGAGCGCATCCTGCTGCTCGCCCCGCGCCCCGGCCGGGTCGTCGCCGAGATCGACCTGCCGGAGCCGCAGGAGACCCGCGACGAGGGCTTCGTCGAACGCGTCCGCGCCGCGCTGATGCGGGACCACCCCGACCTCGTCGCCTGA
- a CDS encoding DUF58 domain-containing protein translates to MTDPLDDFADLAIAARGRLFSVRPGRHGARTVGVGGAFAGLSPLMDHPDPRRIDVRASIRDPFGTIWVRRQRQEVAARIVVLLDTSGSMATVGRSDRGALARVLVAGLARAVERGSDGFGLLTGADIGPDAALWPPRRRRGLAAEVGALVDRIAFAGSGVGRLEAAADLLPAGRCVVLLVSDFSQPLSVVAALLDRLSAHDVRPVVLRDSAVEAPDGRFGVVELADLEGGGRRLVLMRSSLARAQAAAAAERRRRLAMLFADHDLSPVEIVDQIDVAALVDAFAAGGA, encoded by the coding sequence ATGACCGATCCGCTGGACGACTTCGCCGATCTCGCCATCGCCGCCCGCGGCCGGCTGTTCTCGGTCCGGCCGGGACGGCACGGCGCGCGCACCGTCGGCGTCGGCGGCGCCTTCGCCGGGCTGTCGCCGCTGATGGACCATCCCGATCCGCGCCGGATCGACGTCCGCGCCTCGATCCGCGATCCGTTCGGCACCATCTGGGTCCGCCGCCAGCGCCAGGAGGTGGCGGCGCGGATCGTCGTGCTGCTCGACACCTCCGGCTCGATGGCCACCGTCGGCCGCTCCGACCGCGGCGCGCTCGCCCGCGTCCTCGTCGCCGGTCTCGCCCGCGCCGTCGAGCGCGGCTCGGACGGCTTCGGCCTCCTCACCGGCGCCGACATCGGACCCGACGCGGCGCTGTGGCCGCCGCGCCGCCGCCGCGGCCTCGCCGCCGAGGTCGGCGCGCTGGTCGACCGCATCGCCTTCGCCGGCTCCGGCGTCGGTCGGCTCGAGGCGGCCGCCGACCTCCTGCCCGCCGGGCGCTGCGTCGTGCTCCTGGTCTCGGACTTCTCGCAGCCGCTCTCGGTGGTCGCGGCCCTGCTCGACCGCCTCTCCGCCCACGACGTCCGCCCGGTCGTGCTGCGCGACAGCGCGGTCGAGGCCCCGGACGGCCGCTTCGGCGTCGTCGAACTCGCCGATCTCGAGGGCGGCGGCCGCCGCCTCGTGCTGATGCGGTCGTCGCTCGCCCGCGCCCAGGCCGCCGCCGCCGCCGAGCGCCGGCGCCGGCTCGCGATGCTGTTCGCCGACCACGACCTTTCGCCGGTGGAGATCGTCGACCAGATCGACGTCGCCGCGCTGGTCGACGCCTTCGCGGCAGGAGGGGCGTGA
- a CDS encoding ABC transporter permease: protein MAAARPLPRAATAVLSGLALVAAWTLASTLTDARALPPPWAVAAAMAREAASGDLLRHLVATLTRVVAAFVLAMAVGSAVGFAMGRSRAVDRALDVWLVVLLNLPALVVIILAYVWFGLTEAAAIGAVAVNKLPNVIVTVREGARALDPALDEMARAFRLPLRRRLADVVLPQLRPYLAAAARSGLSLVWKIVLVVELLGRSNGVGFQLSMFFQLFDVASILAYALAFVLVMLTIEVTVLQPIEQRANRWRVHLR from the coding sequence ATGGCCGCCGCCCGCCCCCTGCCGCGCGCCGCGACCGCGGTCCTCTCCGGCCTCGCCCTCGTGGCGGCCTGGACGCTGGCCTCGACCCTGACCGACGCCCGCGCGCTGCCGCCGCCGTGGGCGGTCGCGGCGGCGATGGCGCGCGAGGCCGCCTCGGGCGACCTCCTCCGCCATCTCGTCGCGACGCTCACCCGCGTCGTCGCCGCCTTCGTGCTGGCGATGGCGGTCGGCAGCGCCGTCGGCTTCGCCATGGGTCGTTCGCGGGCGGTCGACCGCGCCCTCGACGTCTGGCTGGTCGTGCTCCTGAACCTGCCGGCGTTGGTGGTGATCATCCTCGCCTACGTCTGGTTCGGTCTGACCGAGGCCGCCGCCATCGGCGCGGTCGCGGTCAACAAGCTGCCGAACGTCATCGTCACCGTACGCGAGGGCGCGCGCGCGCTCGATCCCGCCCTCGACGAGATGGCGCGGGCGTTCCGACTGCCGCTCCGCCGGCGGCTCGCCGACGTGGTGCTGCCGCAGCTGCGGCCCTATCTGGCGGCGGCGGCACGCTCGGGCCTTTCGCTCGTCTGGAAGATCGTGCTGGTGGTGGAACTGCTCGGCCGGTCCAACGGCGTCGGCTTCCAGCTCTCGATGTTCTTCCAGCTCTTCGACGTCGCCTCGATCCTCGCCTATGCGCTGGCCTTCGTGCTGGTGATGCTGACGATCGAGGTGACGGTGCTGCAACCGATCGAGCAGAGGGCGAACCGCTGGCGTGTCCACCTCCGTTGA
- a CDS encoding AAA family ATPase encodes MSIDLEDWRRRAAAFEAAVATAVVGQDRAVRLTTIAVFCRGHVLLEGDVGVGKTTLLRAVARALGGPYERIEGTVDLMPNDVVYAAHVGEDGRPRVEPGPILAHGEDLCVFFFNEINRARPQVHALLLRAMAERSIGAFRREWHFPHLQVFADRNRVEREETFELPAAARDRFFVEIAVEAPADPAIRRRLVFDTRFHDTDALIAAVPEAVLPFRELGAVAAAIQRAVHASPAIERYVFDLWEALRDPAAAGIEIPGVPVERLVQGGASPRGVSALVRAARAHAWLEGRRFVDPDDVGAVFRAVMGHRIFLAPAYEARRDRLVPALVDAAFARVAVPAEAA; translated from the coding sequence ATGTCGATCGACCTCGAGGACTGGCGCCGCCGCGCCGCCGCGTTCGAAGCCGCCGTGGCGACGGCGGTCGTCGGCCAGGACCGCGCCGTGCGGCTGACCACCATCGCCGTGTTCTGCCGCGGCCACGTGCTGCTCGAGGGCGACGTCGGCGTCGGCAAGACCACGCTGCTGCGCGCGGTCGCCCGTGCGCTCGGCGGGCCCTACGAGCGCATCGAGGGGACGGTCGACCTGATGCCGAACGACGTCGTCTACGCCGCCCACGTCGGCGAGGACGGCCGTCCGCGCGTCGAGCCCGGACCGATTCTCGCCCACGGCGAGGATCTCTGCGTCTTCTTCTTCAACGAGATCAACCGGGCGCGGCCGCAGGTCCACGCCCTCCTGCTGCGCGCCATGGCCGAGCGCAGCATCGGCGCCTTCCGCCGCGAGTGGCACTTCCCGCATCTCCAGGTCTTCGCCGACCGCAACCGGGTCGAGCGCGAGGAGACCTTCGAACTGCCCGCCGCGGCGCGCGACCGCTTCTTCGTCGAGATCGCGGTGGAGGCCCCGGCCGATCCGGCGATCCGCCGCCGCCTCGTGTTCGACACCCGTTTCCACGACACCGACGCCCTGATCGCGGCGGTGCCCGAGGCGGTGCTGCCGTTCCGCGAACTCGGCGCGGTCGCCGCCGCGATCCAACGGGCCGTGCACGCCTCCCCGGCGATCGAACGCTACGTCTTCGACCTCTGGGAAGCGCTGCGCGATCCGGCTGCGGCCGGCATCGAGATCCCCGGCGTGCCGGTCGAGCGGCTGGTCCAGGGCGGCGCGAGCCCGCGTGGCGTCTCGGCGCTGGTGCGCGCCGCCCGCGCCCACGCCTGGCTGGAGGGCCGCCGCTTCGTCGACCCGGACGACGTCGGCGCGGTGTTCCGTGCGGTGATGGGCCACCGCATCTTCCTGGCGCCGGCCTACGAAGCCCGCCGCGATCGGCTGGTGCCCGCCCTGGTCGACGCCGCCTTCGCGCGGGTCGCCGTGCCGGCGGAGGCGGCATGA
- a CDS encoding c-type cytochrome: MSRVFPLSLRLAVVLALAAALAPVAVGAETVVEARQRLMVSMIKATKVPRAMVAGETAFDVGAVDEAVKQVLEATALMPKLFPDGSAGGPSAALPAIFQNRADFEGRLLDLEKASVQLAFAARQGKDEMAYAFHEYEAVCEGCHAKYRRPD, from the coding sequence ATGTCGCGTGTGTTTCCCCTGTCGCTCCGCCTCGCCGTGGTGCTCGCCCTCGCCGCGGCGCTCGCGCCGGTCGCCGTCGGCGCCGAGACGGTGGTCGAGGCGCGCCAGCGCCTGATGGTGTCGATGATCAAGGCCACCAAGGTGCCGCGCGCCATGGTCGCCGGCGAGACCGCCTTCGACGTCGGGGCCGTCGACGAGGCGGTCAAGCAGGTGCTGGAGGCGACGGCGCTGATGCCGAAGCTGTTCCCGGACGGCTCGGCCGGCGGCCCGTCGGCCGCGCTGCCGGCGATCTTCCAGAACCGCGCCGACTTCGAGGGCCGCCTGCTCGATCTCGAGAAGGCCTCGGTCCAGCTCGCCTTCGCCGCCCGCCAGGGCAAGGACGAGATGGCCTACGCCTTCCACGAATACGAGGCGGTCTGCGAGGGCTGCCACGCCAAGTACCGCCGACCCGACTGA
- a CDS encoding VWA domain-containing protein yields MRRPPLRLVLFAVAAVLAAVAAAGPTERRVVDTVDVMLAVDVTGSMNARDYDDAGVPESRLAHLRRLLPAFVAGLTCGSRVGLSIFTERRSFVLFEPIEVCATYPVIAAAIANLDWRMAWEGDSRVADGLHHALGLAAARDYDLVFLSDGQEAPPLPWSGGPPFEGAKGTVRGLVVGVGGTVPVPIPKFDDRGREAGFYTMEDIPQESRVGPPPPGAENRPGWHPRNNPFGEMPAGTEHLAVLREDHLVRLADETGLAYARLGTPAELVEAVSAAARPHPVETVVDRAPLAGAAALVLAGLAVARLAFAGVAAALRPTAAALRGPWRPPATRSPTVRPSAAVSAPSEVSS; encoded by the coding sequence GTGAGACGCCCGCCGCTCCGCCTCGTCCTGTTCGCCGTCGCCGCCGTGCTCGCCGCGGTCGCCGCCGCCGGCCCGACCGAACGCCGGGTCGTCGACACCGTCGACGTCATGCTGGCGGTCGACGTCACCGGCAGCATGAACGCGCGCGACTACGACGACGCCGGCGTGCCCGAGAGCCGCCTCGCGCACCTGCGCCGCCTGCTGCCGGCCTTCGTCGCCGGGCTGACCTGCGGCTCGCGGGTCGGGCTGTCGATCTTCACCGAGCGGCGCAGTTTCGTGCTGTTCGAGCCGATCGAGGTCTGCGCCACCTATCCGGTGATCGCCGCCGCCATCGCCAATCTCGACTGGCGCATGGCCTGGGAAGGCGACAGCCGGGTCGCCGACGGGCTCCACCACGCCCTCGGCCTCGCCGCCGCCCGCGACTACGACCTCGTCTTCCTCTCCGACGGCCAGGAGGCGCCGCCGCTGCCCTGGTCCGGCGGGCCGCCCTTCGAGGGCGCCAAGGGTACGGTTCGCGGTCTCGTCGTCGGCGTCGGCGGCACGGTGCCGGTGCCGATCCCGAAGTTCGACGACCGCGGCCGCGAGGCCGGCTTCTACACCATGGAAGACATACCGCAGGAATCCCGCGTCGGGCCGCCGCCGCCGGGTGCCGAGAACCGGCCCGGCTGGCATCCGCGCAACAACCCCTTCGGTGAGATGCCCGCCGGCACCGAGCACTTGGCGGTCCTGCGCGAGGACCATCTCGTCCGGCTCGCCGACGAGACCGGCCTCGCCTACGCCCGTCTCGGCACGCCCGCCGAACTGGTCGAGGCCGTCTCCGCCGCGGCCCGGCCCCATCCCGTCGAGACCGTCGTCGACCGTGCCCCGCTCGCCGGGGCGGCGGCGCTCGTGCTCGCCGGCCTCGCCGTCGCCCGGCTGGCGTTCGCCGGCGTCGCCGCGGCGTTGCGGCCCACGGCCGCCGCCTTGCGCGGGCCGTGGCGCCCGCCCGCCACCCGTTCCCCCACCGTGCGGCCGTCGGCCGCCGTTTCCGCACCATCAGAGGTGTCGTCTTGA
- a CDS encoding SRPBCC family protein produces MKKSFVVAAILAAVAAVPSARAHGPTPQKVDEAIDIAAPCELVWSTLRDFGSIGKWHPGLKAVEAHGASERGSTRTLTLPNGEEVVEKLDEVNGDMQSMSYRLSKENLKALPVSFYTAKMVVSRPEAGPSCHVEWEGRFYRGDTTNEPPPELSDEAAVAAMTEFFQVGLAGLKKAME; encoded by the coding sequence TTGAAGAAGTCGTTCGTCGTCGCTGCCATCCTCGCCGCCGTCGCGGCGGTTCCCTCCGCCCGGGCCCACGGGCCGACGCCCCAGAAGGTCGACGAGGCGATCGACATCGCCGCGCCGTGCGAGCTGGTGTGGTCGACGCTCCGCGACTTCGGCTCGATCGGCAAATGGCACCCCGGCCTGAAGGCCGTCGAGGCGCACGGCGCCTCCGAACGCGGCTCGACGCGCACGCTGACGCTGCCGAACGGCGAAGAGGTCGTCGAGAAGCTCGACGAGGTCAACGGCGACATGCAGTCGATGTCCTACCGGCTCTCCAAGGAGAACCTGAAGGCGCTGCCGGTGTCGTTCTACACCGCCAAGATGGTGGTGAGCCGGCCCGAGGCCGGTCCGTCCTGCCACGTCGAATGGGAGGGCCGCTTCTATCGCGGCGACACCACCAACGAGCCGCCGCCGGAGCTGAGCGACGAGGCCGCGGTCGCCGCCATGACCGAGTTCTTCCAGGTCGGCCTCGCCGGCCTGAAGAAGGCGATGGAGTGA
- a CDS encoding ABC transporter permease → MTVRAYALAANAIVRRELLRFVHQRERFLSALVRPLIWLIAFGTGFREIVGLPPQPPYVSYVGYEVYMVPGLVAMIQLFNGMQSSLSMVHDREMGSMRVLLTAPLPRPFLLFAKLVAGTVVSIAQVYAFLAVAALLGIRAPTAGYLAVLPALVLTGMTFGAFGMLLSSTIRQLENFAGVMNFVIFPAFFFSSALYPLWKIRATSEVVWWICLVNPFGHAVELLRHALWADMNWTMTSLVLVTGTVVFAAAVRGYDPTRGFQARVRAAG, encoded by the coding sequence GTGACAGTGCGCGCCTACGCCCTCGCCGCCAACGCCATCGTCCGCCGCGAGCTCCTGCGCTTCGTGCACCAGCGCGAGCGCTTCCTGTCCGCCCTGGTCCGGCCGCTGATCTGGCTGATCGCCTTCGGCACCGGCTTCCGCGAGATCGTCGGCCTGCCGCCGCAGCCGCCCTACGTCTCCTACGTCGGCTACGAGGTCTACATGGTGCCGGGGCTGGTCGCGATGATCCAGCTGTTCAACGGCATGCAGTCCTCGCTCTCGATGGTCCACGACCGCGAGATGGGCTCGATGCGGGTGCTGCTGACCGCGCCGCTGCCGCGGCCGTTCCTGCTGTTCGCCAAGCTGGTCGCCGGCACGGTGGTCTCGATCGCCCAGGTCTACGCCTTCCTCGCCGTCGCCGCCCTGCTCGGCATCCGCGCGCCGACCGCCGGCTACCTCGCCGTCCTGCCCGCCCTGGTGCTGACCGGCATGACCTTCGGCGCCTTCGGCATGCTGTTGTCGTCTACGATCCGCCAGCTCGAGAACTTCGCCGGCGTGATGAACTTCGTCATCTTCCCGGCCTTCTTCTTCTCGTCGGCGCTCTATCCGCTCTGGAAGATCCGCGCCACCTCCGAGGTGGTCTGGTGGATCTGCCTCGTCAACCCGTTCGGCCATGCGGTCGAACTGCTCCGCCACGCGCTCTGGGCCGACATGAACTGGACCATGACCAGCCTCGTGCTCGTCACCGGCACGGTGGTCTTCGCCGCCGCGGTGCGCGGCTACGACCCGACGCGCGGCTTCCAGGCCCGCGTCCGGGCGGCGGGGTGA